In Doryrhamphus excisus isolate RoL2022-K1 chromosome 7, RoL_Dexc_1.0, whole genome shotgun sequence, one genomic interval encodes:
- the LOC131131868 gene encoding troponin I, fast skeletal muscle-like isoform X1, producing MAEKKMTLSRRNFLKSLLLQIGQEMLDEEAEKVEEEKSRYMEENCPALSVPACMQELQELCRKLHKQIDLADEERYDMDMKVKKSEKEVNDLKLMVQDLNGKFKKPALKRVRMSADAMLAALLGSKHKVSMDLRANLKQVKKEVKEEEKQTGDWRKNVEDKAGMDGRKKMFETEA from the exons ATGGCAGA GAAAAAGATGACGCTAAGTCGGAGGAATTTCCTGAAG AGCTTGCTGCTGCAGATTGGCCAGGAGATGTTGGACGAGGAGGCGGAGAAGGTGGAGGAAGAGAAGAGCAGATATATGGAGGAGAACTGCCCCGCCCTCTCTGTGCCGGCGTGCATGCAGGAGCTGCAA GAGCTCTGTCGGAAGCTTCACAAGCAGATCGACTTGGCGGATGAGGAAAGGTACGACATGGATATGAAAGTGAAGAAGTCGGAAAAGGAG GTCAACGACCTGAAGCTAATGGTTCAGGATCTCAATGGAAAGTTTAAGAAGCCCGCTCTGAAGAGAGTGAGAATGTCGGCGGATGCCATGCTGGCCGCTCTTCTGGGGTCCAAACACAAAGTATCCATGGACCTGAGGGCCAACCTGAAGCAGGTCAAGAAGGAGGTGAAGGAGGAG GAGAAGCAGACCGGTGACTGGAGGAAGAACGTTGAAGACAAAGCTGGGATGGATGGCAGGAAGAAGATGTTTGAGACAGAGGCCTGA
- the LOC131131868 gene encoding troponin I, fast skeletal muscle-like isoform X2, translating to MLDEEAEKVEEEKSRYMEENCPALSVPACMQELQELCRKLHKQIDLADEERYDMDMKVKKSEKEVNDLKLMVQDLNGKFKKPALKRVRMSADAMLAALLGSKHKVSMDLRANLKQVKKEVKEEEKQTGDWRKNVEDKAGMDGRKKMFETEA from the exons ATGTTGGACGAGGAGGCGGAGAAGGTGGAGGAAGAGAAGAGCAGATATATGGAGGAGAACTGCCCCGCCCTCTCTGTGCCGGCGTGCATGCAGGAGCTGCAA GAGCTCTGTCGGAAGCTTCACAAGCAGATCGACTTGGCGGATGAGGAAAGGTACGACATGGATATGAAAGTGAAGAAGTCGGAAAAGGAG GTCAACGACCTGAAGCTAATGGTTCAGGATCTCAATGGAAAGTTTAAGAAGCCCGCTCTGAAGAGAGTGAGAATGTCGGCGGATGCCATGCTGGCCGCTCTTCTGGGGTCCAAACACAAAGTATCCATGGACCTGAGGGCCAACCTGAAGCAGGTCAAGAAGGAGGTGAAGGAGGAG GAGAAGCAGACCGGTGACTGGAGGAAGAACGTTGAAGACAAAGCTGGGATGGATGGCAGGAAGAAGATGTTTGAGACAGAGGCCTGA